A genomic region of Miscanthus floridulus cultivar M001 chromosome 3, ASM1932011v1, whole genome shotgun sequence contains the following coding sequences:
- the LOC136543329 gene encoding vegetative cell wall protein gp1-like: protein MPPASLPLPLSPGQSRAVVCRHRRRPRPCQRPPPTPPPAALARATTLARAHATAPVAAPRHRPRPLCATARACMPAPRHRARTPRPPSATAAALRSSCTSPPPPHRAHCPSARAPVPSLVPTLAPLPLLAPPCRPAPRCLPRPSSQTCRAEPQASRTRRAPPLSLVAPLPTPPPTAAGRATAGPDRRLDPRPSFAATPSTSADQSLEK, encoded by the coding sequence ATGCCCcccgcctctcttcctctccctctctcgcccgggCAGAGCCGAGCCGTGGTTTGTCGCCACCGTCGCCGTCCGCGCCCGTGCCAGCGCCCGCCGCCGACGCCTCCACCGGCCGCCCTCGCCCGCGCCACCACcctcgcccgcgcccacgccaccGCACCCGTGGCCGCGCCACGCCATAGGCCACGCCCGCTCTGCGCCACCGCGCGTGCTTGCATGCCTGCGCCGCGCCACCGTGCCCGCACCCCGAGGCCGCCTAGTGCCACCGCGGCCGCCCTGAGGTCTTCCtgcacctcgccgccgccgccgcaccgcgCCCATTGCCCCTCCGCCCGCGCCCCGGTCCCCTCGCTGGTTCCTACTCTCGCGCCGCTCCCTctcctcgccccgccttgccgccctgCACCGCGGTGCCTCCCACGCCCGTCGAGCCAGACTTGCCGTGCGGAGCCCCAGGCATCCCGCACCCGTCGCGCGCCACCGCTGTCGTTGGTCGCACCACTGCCGACCCCGCCACCTACAGCggccggccgtgccaccgccggcccGGATCGTCGGCTGGACCCACGCCCATCGTTcgctgcgactccgtcgacgtccgcggatcagtcgttggaaaagtaa